A part of Vespula pensylvanica isolate Volc-1 chromosome 20, ASM1446617v1, whole genome shotgun sequence genomic DNA contains:
- the LOC122636001 gene encoding uncharacterized protein LOC122636001 isoform X3, translating to MCGMLASYSCCIIVWTIYCFLQVHSLTFHVILSHNGPVVSGGTITIKADLYTTGGYRPSGSFRYILTDDALIPHENVTESTKNTTVYWNLTYPREKYSVGTYKVEVLVQRYFILHWSNVTSSRISFEVTSLLNGNITMSQSNKTLNDKFVSTALETQFGIDIRKGDYNFIIEKATSISTYWFIDCQYYGETNDLNFSYNFTNADMSRDIAALVIASYEPIEPPITTTAATILPSNTTSNTSLINSTASTVLSTTTISPTTIPHINTTIATLMTITPALNSTGNTVNTGNISFPYVCLNTSILPDPNKTYGYFTKQISVRAPITNITIKGTDWIQPWDMLSLNATCNGSGPFYKCLEFHQGKYNVTGNETCEYVDHLKSCNFSIVRYFFEPTEYTILVILSNDVSKQIYSKTITVYKVTPKPQLSVIVVPVSCTLVAVVLIVFGVAYYIQSRSRFTVEVADFDFGQNNPEMEYKTFTERLRDSFNNAGYKPLKNSNTLQT from the exons ATGTGCGGAATGCTAGCTTCATATTCTTGCTGCATTATCGTCTGGactatttattgttttttgcAAG TTCATTCATTGACATTCCATGTCATTTTGTCACACAATGGACCCGTTGTATCTGGTGGTACGATTACGATCAAAGCAGATTTGTATACTACGGGTGGCTACCGACCATCAGGCTCTTTCAGATATATATTGACCGACGATGCTCTCATACCTCATGAAAATGTA acaGAGTCAACGAAGAATACAACAGTATATTGGAATTTGACCTATCCTCGAGAGAAATATTCTGTAGGAACTTATAAAGTTGAAGTGTTAGTCCaaagatatttcattcttcattGGAGTAATGTAACTAGTAGTCGTATAAGTTTTGAAGTAACTT CACTTCTTAATGGTAATATCACAATGTCACAATCAAATAAGACATTGAATGATAAGTTTGTTTCAACTGCATTAGAAACACAATTTGGTATTGATATACGTAAAGGAGATTATAactttataatagaaaaagcaaCATCTATATCAACTTATTGGTTCATTGATTGTCAATACTATGGAGAAACTAatgatttaaatttttcttataattttacaaatgcTGATATGTCTCGTGATATCGCAGCTTTGGTGATTGCATCGTATGAACCTATAGAACCACCCATTACAACCACAGCTGCAACTATACTACCATCAAACACTACTTCGAATACTTCTTTAATAAATAGCACCGCAAGTACTGTCCTATCAACCACTACTATATCGCCTACAACTATACCACATATAAATACAACGATAGCAACATTGATGACAATTACGCCTGCACTTAATTCAACTGGGAATACAGTAAATACTGggaatatttcatttccatACGTTTGCCTAAATACATCTATTTTACCAGATCCAAATAAAACGTATGGTTATTTCACAAAACAAATTTCTGTTCGag CACCAATAACGAATATCACAATCAAGGGTACAGATTGGATTCAACCTTGGGACATGTTGTCTCTTAACGCAACTTGTAATGGCTCAGGAccattttataaatgtttggAATTTCACCAAGGCAAATATAATGTAACTGGTAATGAGACATGCGAATACGTAGACCATCTAAAATCatgtaatttttctattgttcgttatttctttgaaCCTACTGAATATACAATTTTGGTTATATTAAGCAATGATGTcagtaaacaaatttattctaaAACCATAACTGTCTACAAAG tAACACCAAAGCCACAGTTGTCTGTTATCGTTGTCCCTGTTTCTTGTACTCTTGTAGCTGTTGTTTTAATAGTTTTTGGTGTGGCATATTACATCCAAAGTAGATCAAGATTCACAGTTGAAGTTGCAGATTTTGACTTTGGCCAGAATAATCCTGAGATGGAGTATAAAACGTTTACAGAACGATTGCGGGATTCATTTAACAATGCT ggATACAAACCgcttaaaaattcaaatacttTACAAACATaa
- the LOC122636001 gene encoding uncharacterized protein LOC122636001 isoform X2 translates to MCGMLASYSCCIIVWTIYCFLQVHSLTFHVILSHNGPVVSGGTITIKADLYTTGGYRPSGSFRYILTDDALIPHENVTESTKNTTVYWNLTYPREKYSVGTYKVEVLVQRYFILHWSNVTSSRISFEVTSLLNGNITMSQSNKTLNDKFVSTALETQFGIDIRKGDYNFIIEKATSISTYWFIDCQYYGETNDLNFSYNFTNADMSRDIAALVIASYEPIEPPITTTAATILPSNTTSNTSLINSTASTVLSTTTISPTTIPHINTTIATLMTITPALNSTGNTVNTGNISFPYVCLNTSILPDPNKTYGYFTKQISVRAPITNITIKGTDWIQPWDMLSLNATCNGSGPFYKCLEFHQGKYNVTGNETCEYVDHLKSCNFSIVRYFFEPTEYTILVILSNDVSKQIYSKTITVYKVTPKPQLSVIVVPVSCTLVAVVLIVFGVAYYIQSRSRFTVEVADFDFGQNNPEMEYKTFTERLRDSFNNAVRPESKHISGYKPLKNSNTLQT, encoded by the exons ATGTGCGGAATGCTAGCTTCATATTCTTGCTGCATTATCGTCTGGactatttattgttttttgcAAG TTCATTCATTGACATTCCATGTCATTTTGTCACACAATGGACCCGTTGTATCTGGTGGTACGATTACGATCAAAGCAGATTTGTATACTACGGGTGGCTACCGACCATCAGGCTCTTTCAGATATATATTGACCGACGATGCTCTCATACCTCATGAAAATGTA acaGAGTCAACGAAGAATACAACAGTATATTGGAATTTGACCTATCCTCGAGAGAAATATTCTGTAGGAACTTATAAAGTTGAAGTGTTAGTCCaaagatatttcattcttcattGGAGTAATGTAACTAGTAGTCGTATAAGTTTTGAAGTAACTT CACTTCTTAATGGTAATATCACAATGTCACAATCAAATAAGACATTGAATGATAAGTTTGTTTCAACTGCATTAGAAACACAATTTGGTATTGATATACGTAAAGGAGATTATAactttataatagaaaaagcaaCATCTATATCAACTTATTGGTTCATTGATTGTCAATACTATGGAGAAACTAatgatttaaatttttcttataattttacaaatgcTGATATGTCTCGTGATATCGCAGCTTTGGTGATTGCATCGTATGAACCTATAGAACCACCCATTACAACCACAGCTGCAACTATACTACCATCAAACACTACTTCGAATACTTCTTTAATAAATAGCACCGCAAGTACTGTCCTATCAACCACTACTATATCGCCTACAACTATACCACATATAAATACAACGATAGCAACATTGATGACAATTACGCCTGCACTTAATTCAACTGGGAATACAGTAAATACTGggaatatttcatttccatACGTTTGCCTAAATACATCTATTTTACCAGATCCAAATAAAACGTATGGTTATTTCACAAAACAAATTTCTGTTCGag CACCAATAACGAATATCACAATCAAGGGTACAGATTGGATTCAACCTTGGGACATGTTGTCTCTTAACGCAACTTGTAATGGCTCAGGAccattttataaatgtttggAATTTCACCAAGGCAAATATAATGTAACTGGTAATGAGACATGCGAATACGTAGACCATCTAAAATCatgtaatttttctattgttcgttatttctttgaaCCTACTGAATATACAATTTTGGTTATATTAAGCAATGATGTcagtaaacaaatttattctaaAACCATAACTGTCTACAAAG tAACACCAAAGCCACAGTTGTCTGTTATCGTTGTCCCTGTTTCTTGTACTCTTGTAGCTGTTGTTTTAATAGTTTTTGGTGTGGCATATTACATCCAAAGTAGATCAAGATTCACAGTTGAAGTTGCAGATTTTGACTTTGGCCAGAATAATCCTGAGATGGAGTATAAAACGTTTACAGAACGATTGCGGGATTCATTTAACAATGCTGTAAGACCAGAAAGCAAACATATAAGT ggATACAAACCgcttaaaaattcaaatacttTACAAACATaa
- the LOC122636001 gene encoding uncharacterized protein LOC122636001 isoform X1: MCGMLASYSCCIIVWTIYCFLQVHSLTFHVILSHNGPVVSGGTITIKADLYTTGGYRPSGSFRYILTDDALIPHENVTESTKNTTVYWNLTYPREKYSVGTYKVEVLVQRYFILHWSNVTSSRISFEVTSLLNGNITMSQSNKTLNDKFVSTALETQFGIDIRKGDYNFIIEKATSISTYWFIDCQYYGETNDLNFSYNFTNADMSRDIAALVIASYEPIEPPITTTAATILPSNTTSNTSLINSTASTVLSTTTISPTTIPHINTTIATLMTITPALNSTGNTVNTGNISFPYVCLNTSILPDPNKTYGYFTKQISVRAPITNITIKGTDWIQPWDMLSLNATCNGSGPFYKCLEFHQGKYNVTGNETCEYVDHLKSCNFSIVRYFFEPTEYTILVILSNDVSKQIYSKTITVYKVTPKPQLSVIVVPVSCTLVAVVLIVFGVAYYIQSRSRFTVEVADFDFGQNNPEMEYKTFTERLRDSFNNAVRPESKHISVRAPHYGSMNYRNI; this comes from the exons ATGTGCGGAATGCTAGCTTCATATTCTTGCTGCATTATCGTCTGGactatttattgttttttgcAAG TTCATTCATTGACATTCCATGTCATTTTGTCACACAATGGACCCGTTGTATCTGGTGGTACGATTACGATCAAAGCAGATTTGTATACTACGGGTGGCTACCGACCATCAGGCTCTTTCAGATATATATTGACCGACGATGCTCTCATACCTCATGAAAATGTA acaGAGTCAACGAAGAATACAACAGTATATTGGAATTTGACCTATCCTCGAGAGAAATATTCTGTAGGAACTTATAAAGTTGAAGTGTTAGTCCaaagatatttcattcttcattGGAGTAATGTAACTAGTAGTCGTATAAGTTTTGAAGTAACTT CACTTCTTAATGGTAATATCACAATGTCACAATCAAATAAGACATTGAATGATAAGTTTGTTTCAACTGCATTAGAAACACAATTTGGTATTGATATACGTAAAGGAGATTATAactttataatagaaaaagcaaCATCTATATCAACTTATTGGTTCATTGATTGTCAATACTATGGAGAAACTAatgatttaaatttttcttataattttacaaatgcTGATATGTCTCGTGATATCGCAGCTTTGGTGATTGCATCGTATGAACCTATAGAACCACCCATTACAACCACAGCTGCAACTATACTACCATCAAACACTACTTCGAATACTTCTTTAATAAATAGCACCGCAAGTACTGTCCTATCAACCACTACTATATCGCCTACAACTATACCACATATAAATACAACGATAGCAACATTGATGACAATTACGCCTGCACTTAATTCAACTGGGAATACAGTAAATACTGggaatatttcatttccatACGTTTGCCTAAATACATCTATTTTACCAGATCCAAATAAAACGTATGGTTATTTCACAAAACAAATTTCTGTTCGag CACCAATAACGAATATCACAATCAAGGGTACAGATTGGATTCAACCTTGGGACATGTTGTCTCTTAACGCAACTTGTAATGGCTCAGGAccattttataaatgtttggAATTTCACCAAGGCAAATATAATGTAACTGGTAATGAGACATGCGAATACGTAGACCATCTAAAATCatgtaatttttctattgttcgttatttctttgaaCCTACTGAATATACAATTTTGGTTATATTAAGCAATGATGTcagtaaacaaatttattctaaAACCATAACTGTCTACAAAG tAACACCAAAGCCACAGTTGTCTGTTATCGTTGTCCCTGTTTCTTGTACTCTTGTAGCTGTTGTTTTAATAGTTTTTGGTGTGGCATATTACATCCAAAGTAGATCAAGATTCACAGTTGAAGTTGCAGATTTTGACTTTGGCCAGAATAATCCTGAGATGGAGTATAAAACGTTTACAGAACGATTGCGGGATTCATTTAACAATGCTGTAAGACCAGAAAGCAAACATATAAGTGTACGAGCGCCTCATTATGGCAGCATGAACTACAGAAACATATAA